The sequence GCATCAGCGGGCCGCCCTGCAGCGTCGGGAACACGTTGCTGTTCAGCGACTTCTCGAACTCGGCCTTGGCCAGGATCAGGCCGCCACGCGGACCGCGCAGGGTCTTGTGGGTGGTGGAGGTCACGAAGTCGGCGTGCGGCACCGGGTTCGGGTACACACCGGCGGCGATCAGGCCGGCGTAGTGCGCCATGTCGACCATGAAGTAGGCGCCGCATTTCTTGGCGATCTGGCCCATGCGCTCGAAGTCGAAACGCAGCGCGAAGGCGGAAGCGCCGCCGATGATCAGTTTCGGCTTGGTTTCCATCGCTACGCGCTCCATGTCGTCGTAGTCGATTTCTTCGTTCTCGTTCAGGCCGTAGGCCACGATGTTGAACAGCTTGCCGGACAGGTTGGCCGGGCTGCCGTGGGTCAGGTGACCGCCGTGGCCCAGGTTCATGCCCATCACGGTGTCGCCCGGCTTCAGGATGGAGAAGTACACCGCCTGGTTGGCCTGCGAGCCGGAGTGCGGCTGCACGTTGGCGTACTCGGCGCCGAACAGCTGCTTCACGCGGTCGATCGCCAGTTGCTCGACGATGTCAACGTGTTCGCAACCGCCGTAGAAGCGCTTGCCCGGGTAGCCTTCGGCATACTTGTTGGTCAGCTGGGAGCCCTGGGCTTCCATCACTGCCGGGCTGGTGTAGTTCTCGGAGGCGATCAGCTCGATATGGTCTTCCTGGCGCTGGACTTCCGCGCCGATCGCAGCTGCGAGTTCCGGGTCAAACTGGGCAATTTTCAGATCAGCAAACATCGTTGACTCTTCCATCTGGAGGGTTTGAACTAAAAGGCAGTCTTGACGTTTAGCCTGTCGCGCGGCGGCGGCAGGGCAAACGTCAACACTGCAGGCAGCTATTTTACCTCATCCGGCGCGGCGCCGTGATGAACAAATGGCAGGTTCGGCATGAAAGCGGTTCATGCCGGACCTGCCATTTCAATGACTTACTGCAGTGTCACAGGCTGCGGCGGCCAGTCGTCGGCGGTGAAGAACAGCGGAATGCCGTCGCGGCTTTCCGGCTGCACCCCGTCCACCACGCGCACGTCGCCGACCTGGCACTCCGCCATCAGCAGGCGGAAGTTGGTCTCGATCTGCGCCACGTCGTCCTGTGCCGCCAGCGGCCACACGAAGCCGCCCCAGTCCTTCTCGTTGCCGGTGGCCGACACGGTGATGTGCAGCTCGCCGTTGTCGTGTGCCGACATGATCGCCACCGGCTCCTGGCCCAGGTCGCGCAGCTGGCGGATCTGGGTGCTGGCAAACACCTGCAGCGCCACTTCCAGCCGTGCAAAGTTGGCCGCAACGATCGCCTGCATCAGCGGCATCGGCGGACGCGGAATCGGGAACAGCGTCACGCCCTCGGTCTTCAGTTGCTCGCCGATGAACTTCATCACCGGCACGCCCCAGGCGCCGACATTGCCGCCCAGTTTCACCGGCGGCTCGGCACCGTCTTCACGGATGGCGACACCGAGCAGGTAGCGCAGGAACACGCCCTCGTCCTTGGCCACGATCGGCGCCGCCGGCAATTCCAGCGGCAGGCCGCGCGCAGCGTCCACCAACTGGCGGGTGTAGCGGTAGATCTGGGCGGAATGGATGCCGACCACATTGTCCGGGTGCAGCAGCTTGCCGGACAGGAATACCTCGGCGCCGTCGGCGAACAGGCCGTGCTGGCGGAACAAGGCATTGAGGGTATCGACGTCGGCGATGCGCTCCGGCAGCGTGGCCTTGCCCTTGCTGCCGATCACCAGCACCAGCGGCACGGCGAAGATCACCGCGTGGCGGCCGCTGTCCGGACGCTCGGCGGCGTCGCGCAGCGCGTCCCACAGCTCGCGGTAGATCTGCTGCGAGGTCACCATCGCCAACGCAACGGACAGCGATAACAGTTCTTCGCGTTCCAGCATCTCGATCAGCGCGGCGCGCAGCGAGGCACGCCACATGGCACGGTCGTCCTCGCTACGCGCGTTCACGATCGATTGCGTGTAGTGGATCAACATATTGGAAGGGGAAGATTCGGGGTACTGACGCGGATCAGGCAACTGCAGGGAAATATCGCTCATCACAGGCAACCGGACAAATCTGGCAAAGGCGATATTGTGGCACAGCTTGGCGTGATGCGCCGCATCAAGCGCAGCAAGCAAGCGCTAGATTTTCACTTTCCAACACGCGATGTGTTCAAAGCGCGACAAAATGTTATATTTTTTGCGTTATTGCAGATTGTATACATTGACAGCGACAAACACGATCCGGATAATCCGTACTCGTTGGGATGCAGCAATTGCTTCTTGATAGTTTCTCCTCTATTTCTCCTTTGTAGACTTGGCGCGGGCGTAAAACCCCGCGCAATTTTTTTGCCCGTTTTCCTCCCCCAGCAAAATCAAACACTTGTTCCGTTCGCCGGCCGTTTGTCGCCGTCGCTTGCGCACGCGCACCAATAACGCCAATGGCATGGTCGTGACGTGGTCCCGGCAGGCCCCCTGCGTTCGGCTTGTCACAGCGCCGCAATCAAAAACGAACATCAAAAGTTCGGTTTCACTGAAAACTGAACAAAAAAAAGCCGCGCCAGCTTGCGCGGCGCGGTCAAGTCAATGCGAAACAATCAGAGGAGAAAACGTCAGGACGACGCTTGCTACGGCTTGGTCACGCCCGCTGCTGAAAAGTTCAGCCGGCTGCCAATTTATTTGCCGTCACGCCTGGCGACGCCGGCGGCCTGGTCCGCAAAATGCCGGCACAGGAAATCGACAAACAGCCGCACCCGCGCCGACAGCGTCAGCGCCGGCGGGTACAGCGCGTAGATGTCCGCCGGCGTGCCCTGCCACTGCGGCAGCACCCGCTGCAGGCGGCCGTCGGCCAACGCCGCGCCGACATCCCACTCCGAGCGCAGCATCACGCCGTGGCCGGCCAGAGCCCAGCCGACCACGCTCTCACCGTCGTTGGCGCTCAGCCGGCCGCTGACCCGCACCAGTTGCTGCTGGCCGTCGCACTGCAGCTGCCACTGGCCGTAGACGGCATCGTTCTCGCGCACGAACAGGCACTGCTGCCGGCTGAGGTCCTGTGGCTGGCGGATCGGCGCGGCCTGCTGCAGATAGGCCGGCGCCGCGCACAGGATGCGGCGGTTGTGCACGATGCGCTGCGCGCACAGCCGCGCATCCGGCGGCGGACCGAAGCGGATGCTGACATCGAAACTGCCCTCCCCCGGCGCCGGCATGCGCTCGGTCAGGCTCAGCTGCACCGACAGCTGCGGATGACGGGCGGCGAACAGCGCGATCGCCGGCGCGATGTGGCGGCGGCCAAAGCCGAAGGTGGCGTTGACGCGCAACAGCCCCTGCGGCTCGGCGTGGCTGCCGCGCAGCGAGCGCTCCAGCTCGCCGATGTCGTCCAGGATGCGCCGCGCCGCCTGCAGGTAGCGCTCGCCCTCCGGCGTCAGCGCCAGCGTGCGCGTGGTGCGGGCAAACAGCGCCACGCCCAGCCGCTGCTCCAGCGCCGCCAGCCGGCGGCTGATCGCCGGGGTGGTGACACCCAGCTCCTGCGCGGTCGCGGTCAGGCTGCCGCAGCGGGCAATGCTGGCGACCAGGGTCAAATCGGCCATCGCGTCCATTATTGCTTTCAGGTAAAGAATGGATTAATTCAATCTGAATTATAAACACGAATGGCGAACGCTAAACTGGCGTCCTCACTTCAATGGAGCCAGCCATGGACCTGCTTTTGCTGTTTGCCACCCTGCTGCTGGGCGCGCTGCTCGGTGCCGTCGGCGGCCTGTTCGGCATTGGCGGCGGCATCATTGCCATCCCGCTGCTGGTGCTGGCCTATCACCAGCCACAGGCACTGGCGCAGGGCACCGCGCTGGTGATGATCGTGCCCAATGTGCTGCTGGCGTTCTGGCGCTACCGCCAGCGTCATCCGTTCCCGCTGCGCACCGCGCTGGCGAT is a genomic window of Vogesella indigofera containing:
- the glyA gene encoding serine hydroxymethyltransferase; protein product: MFADLKIAQFDPELAAAIGAEVQRQEDHIELIASENYTSPAVMEAQGSQLTNKYAEGYPGKRFYGGCEHVDIVEQLAIDRVKQLFGAEYANVQPHSGSQANQAVYFSILKPGDTVMGMNLGHGGHLTHGSPANLSGKLFNIVAYGLNENEEIDYDDMERVAMETKPKLIIGGASAFALRFDFERMGQIAKKCGAYFMVDMAHYAGLIAAGVYPNPVPHADFVTSTTHKTLRGPRGGLILAKAEFEKSLNSNVFPTLQGGPLMHVIAGKAVAFKEALTPEFKAYQEQVLKNADAMAKTLAERGLRIVSGRTESHVFLVDLRAKGLTGKAADAALTKAHITVNKNAIPNDPESPFVTSGIRIGSPAITTRGFKEEEARIVANLVADVLDNPTDEAVLARVAKEATELCHRFPVYGKK
- a CDS encoding LysR family transcriptional regulator, with amino-acid sequence MADLTLVASIARCGSLTATAQELGVTTPAISRRLAALEQRLGVALFARTTRTLALTPEGERYLQAARRILDDIGELERSLRGSHAEPQGLLRVNATFGFGRRHIAPAIALFAARHPQLSVQLSLTERMPAPGEGSFDVSIRFGPPPDARLCAQRIVHNRRILCAAPAYLQQAAPIRQPQDLSRQQCLFVRENDAVYGQWQLQCDGQQQLVRVSGRLSANDGESVVGWALAGHGVMLRSEWDVGAALADGRLQRVLPQWQGTPADIYALYPPALTLSARVRLFVDFLCRHFADQAAGVARRDGK